A part of Brassica rapa cultivar Chiifu-401-42 chromosome A05, CAAS_Brap_v3.01, whole genome shotgun sequence genomic DNA contains:
- the LOC103870300 gene encoding ubiquitin carboxyl-terminal hydrolase 13 isoform X2, translating to MVTPTPLDQEDDEMLVPHSDVVEGPQPMEVAQPEAAAATAAESLPVEEPPTMKYTWTIPGFTRLNTRKHYSEVFVVGGYKWRVLIFPKGNNVDNLSMYLDVADAANLPYGWSRFSQFGLAIVNQINSSYSIRKESQHQFNSRESDWGFTSFMPLSELYDPTRGYLLNDTVVIEAEVAVRKVLDYWSYDSKKETGFVGLKNQGATCYMNSLLQTLYHIPYFRKAVYHMPTTENDAPTASIPLALQSLFYKLQYNDTSVATKELTKSFGWDTYDSFMQHDVQELNRVLCEKPEDKMKGTVVEGTIQKLFEGHHMNYIECINVDYKSTRKESFYDLQLDVKGCKDVYESFDKYVEVERLEGDNKYHAEGHDLQDAKKGVLFIEFPPVLQLQLKRFEYDFMRDTMVKINDRYEFPLELDLDRDNRKYLSPDADKSVRNLYTLHSVLVHSGGVHGGHYYAFIRPTLSDQWYKFDDERVTKEDVKRALEEQYGGEEELPQNNPGFNNPPFKFTKYSNAYMLVYIRESDKDKIICNVDEKDIAEHLRVRLKKEQEEKEEKRKYKAQAHLFTTIKVARDEDITEQIGKNIYFDLVDHEKIKSFRIQKQTPFQLFKEEVAKEFGVPVELQRFWIWAKRQNHTYRPNRPLLPHEELQTVELLREACNKTNNAELKLFLEIERGPEERPIPPPDKSSEDILLFFKLYDPENAILRYVGRLMVKNSSKPMDIVGQLNQMAGFAPDEEIELFEEIKFEPCVMCEQLDKKISFRLSQIEDGDIICFQKPLSIQENECPYPDVPSFLAYVQNREVVRFRTLEKTKEDEFTMELSKLHTYDDVVQRLAEKLGLDDPSKIRLTSHNCYSQQPKPQPIKYRGVDRLSDMLAHYNQTSDILYYEVLDIPLPELQGLKSLKVAFHHATKDEVVIHNIRLPKQSTVGDVINELKTKVELSHPDAELRLLEVFFHKIYKIFSSTERIENINDQYWTLRAEEIPEEEKNIGPSDRLVHVYHFTKEAGQNQAQVQNFGEPFFLVIHEGETLEEIKSRIQKKLRIPDEDFAKWKFASFSMGRPDYLQDTDVVYDRFQRKDVYGAWEQYLGLEHVDNAPKRAYAANQNRHAYEKPVRIYN from the exons ATGGTGACTCCAACGCCGCTTGAT CAAGAGGACGACGAAATGCTCGTTCCGCATTCTGATGTGGTCGAGGGACCTCAGCCTATGGAAG TTGCTCAACCTGAGGCTGCTGCTGCTACCGCTGCGGAGAGTCTTCCGGTGGAGGAGCCTCCCACTATGAAGTACACGTGGACTATCCCAGGTTTCACTAGGCTGAACACCAGGAAGCATTACTCTGAGGTTTTTGTTGTTGGAGGGTATAAATG GAGAGTGTTGATATTTCCCAAAGGAAACAATGTTGACAATTTGTCCATGTACTTGGATGTTGCGGACGCTGCGAATTTGCCCTACGGGTGGAGCAGATTTTCGCAGTTCGGCCTCGCTATAGTGAATCAAATCAACAGCAGCTATTCCATCAGAAAAG AGAGCCAGCATCAATTCAATTCAAGAGAAAGCGACTGGGGGTTTACATCATTCATGCCTCTCAGCGAGCTTTATGATCCCACTCGTGGATATTTATTGAATGATACTGTTGTAATTGAAGCTGAAGTTGCTGTGCGGAAGGTGCTTGATTACTGGTCATATGACTCAAAAAAAGAGACTGGTTTTGTTGGACTAAAGAACCAAGGTGCTACCTGTTACATGAATTCTCTCCTGCAGACGTTATACCACATACCTTACTTCAGAAAG GCTGTTTACCACATGCCAACAACTGAGAATGATGCACCTACGGCGAGTATCCCATTGGCGCTCCAGAGTTTGTTTTACAAGCTTCAATATAATGACACCAGTGTAGCGACAAAGGAGCTGACCAAGTCGTTTGGTTGGGATACATATGATTCGTTCATGCAACATGATGTTCAAGAACTCAACCGAGTTCTCTGTGAAAAGCCTGAGGACAAAATGAAG GGAACTGTTGTGGAGGGAACAATACAGAAGTTATTCGAGGGTCACCACATGAATTACATAGAGTGCATCAATGTAGATTACAAATCTACACGGAAAGAATCATTCTATG ACCTCCAGCTTGATGTTAAAGGCTGCAAAGATGTATATGAATCTTTTGACAAGTATGTTGAAGTTGAACGCCTTGAAGGTGACAACAAATACCATGCAGAAGGACATGATTTACAG GATGCAAAAAAGGGTGTTCTGTTTATAGAATTTCCACCCGTACTTCAACTTCAGCTCAAGAGGTTTGAATATGATTTTATGCGAGACACAATGGTGAAG ATAAATGATCGATATGAGTTTCCTCTTGAATTGGATCTTGACAGAGATAATAGAAAGTATTTATCCCCTGATGCTGACAAGAGTGTCCGTAATCTATACACACTCCACAG TGTCTTAGTTCATAGTGGTGGAGTGCATGGAGGCCACTATTATGCTTTTATTAGGCCAACTCTCTCAGACCAGTG GTATAAATTTGATGATGAACGGGTGACGAAGGAAGATGTGAAAAGAGCGCTGGAAGAGCAATATGGTGGTGAAGAAGAG TTGCCGCAGAATAATCCCGGTTTCAATAACCCACCTTTTAAATTCACAAAATACTCGAACGCGTACATGCTTGTTTATATTCGGGAAAGCGACAAGGATAAAATAATCTGCAACGTTGATGAAAAAGACATTGCAGAACATTTACGG GTGAGGCTGaaaaaagaacaagaagaaaaggaagagaaaagaaaatacAAGGCTCAAGCTCACCTTTTCACGACAATCAAG GTCGCAAGAGATGAAGACATTACTGAGCAAATTggaaagaatatatattttgatcttGTTGATCATGAAAAAATCAAGAGTTTCCGAATTCAGAAACAGACCCCCTTTCAACTATTTAAG GAAGAGGTGGCCAAAGAATTTGGTGTCCCGGTTGAGCTACAGCGGTTCTGGATTTGGGCAAAGCGGCAGAACCATACTTATCGGCCCAACCGCCCCCTATTACCTCATGAAGAATTACAGACG GTTGAACTTTTAAGAGAGGCATGTAACAAGACAAACAATGCTGAACTAAAGCTGTTTCTGGAAATAGAGCGCGGACCG GAGGAGCGTCCTATTCCTCCCCCAGACAAGTCATCTGAAGATATTCTCCTTTTCTTTAAGCTCTATGACCCTGAGAATGCAATTCTAAG ATATGTTGGTAGGCTCATGGTGAAAAATTCCAGTAAGCCCATGGACATAGTAGGGCAATTGAATCAAATGGCTGGCTTTGCTCCTGATGAGGAAATAGAACTTTTTGAG GAAATAAAGTTTGAACCTTGTGTCATGTGCGAACAACTGGATAAGAAGATTTCTTTCAGACTATCTCAA ATTGAAGATGGAGATATCATATGCTTTCAGAAACCTCTTTCTATCCAGGAGAATGAATGTCCTTACCCGGATGTACCATCGTTTTTGGCGTATGTACAGAATCGAGAG GTGGTGCGCTTTCGTACTCtcgaaaaaacaaaagaagacgAGTTCACTATGGAGTT GTCAAAGCTGCACACGTATGATGATGTTGTCCAAAGATTAGCTGAGAAGCTTGGCCTTGATGATCCATCGAAAATTAGGCTTACTTCTCACAATTGCTACTCCCAGCAACCCAAGCCCCAGCCTATTAAATACCGTGGAGTAGACCGTCTTTCAGATATGTTAGCTCACTATAATCAG ACGTCTGACATTTTGTATTATGAAGTTCTGGACATTCCTCTTCCAGAATTGCAAGGTCTTAAGAGTCTAAAAGTAGCTTTCCATCATGCCACAAAGGACGAG GTGGTAATCCACAATATCAGACTTCCTAAACAGAGTACTGTGGGAGATGTTATTAACGAACTTAAAACAAAG GTGGAGTTGTCGCATCCTGATGCAGAACTGAggttgctggaggtctttttccaCAAGATCTACAAG ATCTTTTCATCTACGGAAAGAATTGAGAATATCAATGACCAGTACTGGACTTTACGAGCAGAGGAG ATACCTGAGGAAGAGAAGAATATTGGTCCCAGTGATCGATTAGTCCATGTGTACCATTTTACTAAAGAGGCCGGACAAAATCAAGCG CAAGTACAAAATTTCGGCGAGCCGTTCTTTTTGGTAATCCACGAAGGTGAAACTTTAGAAGAAATCAAGTCCCGTATCCAAAAGAAGCTCCGTATACCAGATGAGGACTTCGCCAAG TGGAAGTTTGCTTCTTTCTCAATGGGACGTCCGGACTACTTGCAGGACACAGATGTCGTTTATGATCGCTTTCAG AGAAAGGATGTATATGGTGCCTGGGAGCAGTATCTTGGGTTGGAGCACGTTGATAATGCTCCTAAAAGGGCTTATGCTGCAAATCAG AACCGACACGCATACGAGAAGCCGGTGAGAATATACAATTAG
- the LOC103870300 gene encoding ubiquitin carboxyl-terminal hydrolase 13 isoform X1 → MVTPTPLDQQEDDEMLVPHSDVVEGPQPMEVAQPEAAAATAAESLPVEEPPTMKYTWTIPGFTRLNTRKHYSEVFVVGGYKWRVLIFPKGNNVDNLSMYLDVADAANLPYGWSRFSQFGLAIVNQINSSYSIRKESQHQFNSRESDWGFTSFMPLSELYDPTRGYLLNDTVVIEAEVAVRKVLDYWSYDSKKETGFVGLKNQGATCYMNSLLQTLYHIPYFRKAVYHMPTTENDAPTASIPLALQSLFYKLQYNDTSVATKELTKSFGWDTYDSFMQHDVQELNRVLCEKPEDKMKGTVVEGTIQKLFEGHHMNYIECINVDYKSTRKESFYDLQLDVKGCKDVYESFDKYVEVERLEGDNKYHAEGHDLQDAKKGVLFIEFPPVLQLQLKRFEYDFMRDTMVKINDRYEFPLELDLDRDNRKYLSPDADKSVRNLYTLHSVLVHSGGVHGGHYYAFIRPTLSDQWYKFDDERVTKEDVKRALEEQYGGEEELPQNNPGFNNPPFKFTKYSNAYMLVYIRESDKDKIICNVDEKDIAEHLRVRLKKEQEEKEEKRKYKAQAHLFTTIKVARDEDITEQIGKNIYFDLVDHEKIKSFRIQKQTPFQLFKEEVAKEFGVPVELQRFWIWAKRQNHTYRPNRPLLPHEELQTVELLREACNKTNNAELKLFLEIERGPEERPIPPPDKSSEDILLFFKLYDPENAILRYVGRLMVKNSSKPMDIVGQLNQMAGFAPDEEIELFEEIKFEPCVMCEQLDKKISFRLSQIEDGDIICFQKPLSIQENECPYPDVPSFLAYVQNREVVRFRTLEKTKEDEFTMELSKLHTYDDVVQRLAEKLGLDDPSKIRLTSHNCYSQQPKPQPIKYRGVDRLSDMLAHYNQTSDILYYEVLDIPLPELQGLKSLKVAFHHATKDEVVIHNIRLPKQSTVGDVINELKTKVELSHPDAELRLLEVFFHKIYKIFSSTERIENINDQYWTLRAEEIPEEEKNIGPSDRLVHVYHFTKEAGQNQAQVQNFGEPFFLVIHEGETLEEIKSRIQKKLRIPDEDFAKWKFASFSMGRPDYLQDTDVVYDRFQRKDVYGAWEQYLGLEHVDNAPKRAYAANQNRHAYEKPVRIYN, encoded by the exons ATGGTGACTCCAACGCCGCTTGAT CAGCAAGAGGACGACGAAATGCTCGTTCCGCATTCTGATGTGGTCGAGGGACCTCAGCCTATGGAAG TTGCTCAACCTGAGGCTGCTGCTGCTACCGCTGCGGAGAGTCTTCCGGTGGAGGAGCCTCCCACTATGAAGTACACGTGGACTATCCCAGGTTTCACTAGGCTGAACACCAGGAAGCATTACTCTGAGGTTTTTGTTGTTGGAGGGTATAAATG GAGAGTGTTGATATTTCCCAAAGGAAACAATGTTGACAATTTGTCCATGTACTTGGATGTTGCGGACGCTGCGAATTTGCCCTACGGGTGGAGCAGATTTTCGCAGTTCGGCCTCGCTATAGTGAATCAAATCAACAGCAGCTATTCCATCAGAAAAG AGAGCCAGCATCAATTCAATTCAAGAGAAAGCGACTGGGGGTTTACATCATTCATGCCTCTCAGCGAGCTTTATGATCCCACTCGTGGATATTTATTGAATGATACTGTTGTAATTGAAGCTGAAGTTGCTGTGCGGAAGGTGCTTGATTACTGGTCATATGACTCAAAAAAAGAGACTGGTTTTGTTGGACTAAAGAACCAAGGTGCTACCTGTTACATGAATTCTCTCCTGCAGACGTTATACCACATACCTTACTTCAGAAAG GCTGTTTACCACATGCCAACAACTGAGAATGATGCACCTACGGCGAGTATCCCATTGGCGCTCCAGAGTTTGTTTTACAAGCTTCAATATAATGACACCAGTGTAGCGACAAAGGAGCTGACCAAGTCGTTTGGTTGGGATACATATGATTCGTTCATGCAACATGATGTTCAAGAACTCAACCGAGTTCTCTGTGAAAAGCCTGAGGACAAAATGAAG GGAACTGTTGTGGAGGGAACAATACAGAAGTTATTCGAGGGTCACCACATGAATTACATAGAGTGCATCAATGTAGATTACAAATCTACACGGAAAGAATCATTCTATG ACCTCCAGCTTGATGTTAAAGGCTGCAAAGATGTATATGAATCTTTTGACAAGTATGTTGAAGTTGAACGCCTTGAAGGTGACAACAAATACCATGCAGAAGGACATGATTTACAG GATGCAAAAAAGGGTGTTCTGTTTATAGAATTTCCACCCGTACTTCAACTTCAGCTCAAGAGGTTTGAATATGATTTTATGCGAGACACAATGGTGAAG ATAAATGATCGATATGAGTTTCCTCTTGAATTGGATCTTGACAGAGATAATAGAAAGTATTTATCCCCTGATGCTGACAAGAGTGTCCGTAATCTATACACACTCCACAG TGTCTTAGTTCATAGTGGTGGAGTGCATGGAGGCCACTATTATGCTTTTATTAGGCCAACTCTCTCAGACCAGTG GTATAAATTTGATGATGAACGGGTGACGAAGGAAGATGTGAAAAGAGCGCTGGAAGAGCAATATGGTGGTGAAGAAGAG TTGCCGCAGAATAATCCCGGTTTCAATAACCCACCTTTTAAATTCACAAAATACTCGAACGCGTACATGCTTGTTTATATTCGGGAAAGCGACAAGGATAAAATAATCTGCAACGTTGATGAAAAAGACATTGCAGAACATTTACGG GTGAGGCTGaaaaaagaacaagaagaaaaggaagagaaaagaaaatacAAGGCTCAAGCTCACCTTTTCACGACAATCAAG GTCGCAAGAGATGAAGACATTACTGAGCAAATTggaaagaatatatattttgatcttGTTGATCATGAAAAAATCAAGAGTTTCCGAATTCAGAAACAGACCCCCTTTCAACTATTTAAG GAAGAGGTGGCCAAAGAATTTGGTGTCCCGGTTGAGCTACAGCGGTTCTGGATTTGGGCAAAGCGGCAGAACCATACTTATCGGCCCAACCGCCCCCTATTACCTCATGAAGAATTACAGACG GTTGAACTTTTAAGAGAGGCATGTAACAAGACAAACAATGCTGAACTAAAGCTGTTTCTGGAAATAGAGCGCGGACCG GAGGAGCGTCCTATTCCTCCCCCAGACAAGTCATCTGAAGATATTCTCCTTTTCTTTAAGCTCTATGACCCTGAGAATGCAATTCTAAG ATATGTTGGTAGGCTCATGGTGAAAAATTCCAGTAAGCCCATGGACATAGTAGGGCAATTGAATCAAATGGCTGGCTTTGCTCCTGATGAGGAAATAGAACTTTTTGAG GAAATAAAGTTTGAACCTTGTGTCATGTGCGAACAACTGGATAAGAAGATTTCTTTCAGACTATCTCAA ATTGAAGATGGAGATATCATATGCTTTCAGAAACCTCTTTCTATCCAGGAGAATGAATGTCCTTACCCGGATGTACCATCGTTTTTGGCGTATGTACAGAATCGAGAG GTGGTGCGCTTTCGTACTCtcgaaaaaacaaaagaagacgAGTTCACTATGGAGTT GTCAAAGCTGCACACGTATGATGATGTTGTCCAAAGATTAGCTGAGAAGCTTGGCCTTGATGATCCATCGAAAATTAGGCTTACTTCTCACAATTGCTACTCCCAGCAACCCAAGCCCCAGCCTATTAAATACCGTGGAGTAGACCGTCTTTCAGATATGTTAGCTCACTATAATCAG ACGTCTGACATTTTGTATTATGAAGTTCTGGACATTCCTCTTCCAGAATTGCAAGGTCTTAAGAGTCTAAAAGTAGCTTTCCATCATGCCACAAAGGACGAG GTGGTAATCCACAATATCAGACTTCCTAAACAGAGTACTGTGGGAGATGTTATTAACGAACTTAAAACAAAG GTGGAGTTGTCGCATCCTGATGCAGAACTGAggttgctggaggtctttttccaCAAGATCTACAAG ATCTTTTCATCTACGGAAAGAATTGAGAATATCAATGACCAGTACTGGACTTTACGAGCAGAGGAG ATACCTGAGGAAGAGAAGAATATTGGTCCCAGTGATCGATTAGTCCATGTGTACCATTTTACTAAAGAGGCCGGACAAAATCAAGCG CAAGTACAAAATTTCGGCGAGCCGTTCTTTTTGGTAATCCACGAAGGTGAAACTTTAGAAGAAATCAAGTCCCGTATCCAAAAGAAGCTCCGTATACCAGATGAGGACTTCGCCAAG TGGAAGTTTGCTTCTTTCTCAATGGGACGTCCGGACTACTTGCAGGACACAGATGTCGTTTATGATCGCTTTCAG AGAAAGGATGTATATGGTGCCTGGGAGCAGTATCTTGGGTTGGAGCACGTTGATAATGCTCCTAAAAGGGCTTATGCTGCAAATCAG AACCGACACGCATACGAGAAGCCGGTGAGAATATACAATTAG